CGCGGCAAGCGAGGGGGAAGTCGCGACGGCGGCGAAGAAATCGAGGTCGGCGGAGGTGAGCATTAATACCAACTTAATGCACAATGGCGATTCATTCGATTGCGGCGTCAGTTGCACAATGTGACATTGTGCAGAGTGAAACACCAACGGAGAAGCCGCCATGCTCGAAATCCATGACCTGACCCGGACCTACGCCAACGGCGTTGCCGCCCTGCAGGGCGTCACCGTCTCGATCCCCCGTGGACTCTTCGGCCTCCTCGGTCCAAACGGCGCCGGGAAGTCGACCCTGATGCGCACCCTCGCGACCCTGCAACTCCCCGATCGCGGCAGTGTCCGCTTCGACGGCCGCGACATCTTCGCGGATCAGGTCAGTCACCGCCGACGCCTCGGGTACCTGCCGCAGGATTTCGGGGTGCACCCCGGCGTTTCCGCGCTGGCACTGCTCGATCACCTCGCCGTGCTCAAGGGGATCGGGCCCGCCGCCGCACGCAAAGAGGAAGTCGCGGCGCAACTGGTGCGCACCAACCTCTGGGAGCATCGGCGCCGCGCCGTGAGCGGCTTCTCGGGTGGCATGCGCCAACGCTTCGGCATTGCGCAGGCGCTGCTTGGCTCGCCGGCACTGGTCGTCGTGGATGAACCAACGGCCGGTCTCGACCCCGAGGAGCGCGACCGCTTCCACGCCCTCCTCGGCGAGATCGGCGAGGAAGTGGTGGTGCTCCTCTCGACGCACATCGTCGAAGATGTGCGCCAGCTCTGTCCGCGCCTCGCGGTGCTGCATGCTGGGCGCATCGT
The DNA window shown above is from Gemmatimonadota bacterium and carries:
- a CDS encoding ABC transporter ATP-binding protein, with translation MLEIHDLTRTYANGVAALQGVTVSIPRGLFGLLGPNGAGKSTLMRTLATLQLPDRGSVRFDGRDIFADQVSHRRRLGYLPQDFGVHPGVSALALLDHLAVLKGIGPAAARKEEVAAQLVRTNLWEHRRRAVSGFSGGMRQRFGIAQALLGSPALVVVDEPTAGLDPEERDRFHALLGEIGEEVVVLLSTHIVEDVRQLCPRLAVLHAGRIVREGTPGALVAELAGRVWSAPATRDEVRSLASTTTVLSSQWQAGRRHVRVLADAPPTPAFSAAEPELADAYFAALDRGVAPWS